Part of the Micromonospora inyonensis genome, GCCTGGGTGGTGCACATGGCGCTGCCGGACTCGCCGGACAGCTACTTCCAGGAGATCGGCCGGGCCGGGCGGGACGGGCAGCCGGCCCGGGTGCTGCTGCTGTGGCAGGCCGAGGACGTCGGCCTGCAACGCTACTTCAGCGGCGGCCTGCCGGACGAGCGGCAACTGCACGAGCTGGCCGCGCTGCTGCGCGCCAAGCCGGCCAACCGTAAGCAGCTGCGGGACCTGACCGGTCTCGGGCCCCGCAAGCTCGGCCAGTACCTCTCCCTGCTGGAGCAGGTCGGGGCCGCCGGGCCACGGGGCCGGCAGCGGATCGGCGCCCCCCGCTACGCCCCGGCGCCGGTGGAGGCCGCGCGGGCGGCGCTGGCCGAGGCGGAACGGCAGCAGACCGTCACCCGGTCCCGGACCGACATGATGCGGGCCTTCGCCGAGACCACCGGCTGCCGGGGGCAGACGCTGCTGGCGTACTTCGGGGAGCAGATGACCGAGGTCTGCGGGCACTGCGACAACTGCCACGCCGGCACCAGCGTCGCCACGACCGGGGAGGCCGGCCAGCCGCCGTTCCCGGTGCACAGCCAGGTCCGCCACCCGGAGTGGGGTTCCGGCATGGTGCTCGGTTACGAGGAGGACCGGATGACGGTTCTCTTCGACGACGTCGGGTACAAGACGCTGTCCGTGCCCGTGGTGAGTGGGCAGGCGTTGCTGACCCTGGTCTAGCCTGTTTTCGCCCCCGCCGCCCACGCGGCACGGGGCCGTCGAGGTGAGTGCACAGCGAGAGGGGCGTTGCCGTGATCGAACAGCCGGCGTACACCGGGTTCGGGTTCTCCGACGAGGAGTGGGGGCTGCTGGTCGGCCTTCCCCAGTCGGTCCTGACCGCGGCGAGCGCGGCGGAGTCCGACGGCAGCCGGCGCACCCGGGCGGAGACCGCCGCCGGCCTGGAGACCATCGCGTCCGGCCGGGAGTCGGCGATTCCGCTGGTCGCCGCCGTGGCCGGGGAGATCGTCTCGCGGGTGGGCGACCCGGAGGCCGGCGAGGAACTGCCGGTGATCGCGCCGTCCGACCCGCAGGCCCTGATCGACGACGTGCTGGTCCGGGCCCGGCAGGCCGCCGCGCTGCTCGCCGCCAGGGTGGACGAGGGCCAGGCCGGGGCGTACCGGCACTGGCTGGTGGAGATCGCCGACCAGGTGGTGACGGCGGCCTCGACGGGCGGGATCCTCGGCCTCGGCGGGGACGTGGTCAGCGACTCGGAGCGCCGGTTCCGGGACCGCCTGGCGCAGGTGCTCAACGACTGACCCGGCGCCGGCCGTCCCGCCCCCACGGCCGGGACGGCCGACCGCGACCGCACGGTGACTATGAGCACACGTCACGTCCCGGGTGTCGGTTCCCTTGTCGAGAATGGGCAAGGTGATCGACGAAGGGGGACGATGCTGCCGACGGAATCCGTGGACACCGCGCGTCTGCCACCCGCCGACCGGTGGCCGTACTGGCTGGAGGTCACCGGCCGGGCCGCCGCACCGATCGCGATGAGCAGCGAACACGCCGCCGAGTTCCGGGGCAGCGCCCGCCTGGTCGATCTCGGCGGCGTCTCGCTGACCCGGTTCCGCTACCAGTCGCTGTCCGGGCGGCGCACCCCGAGACTCATCCGGCAGGCCGATCCCGGCATCTACCAGCTCGCCCTGACCCTCGCCGGATCCAGCGGGATCAGCGCCCGCCGCCAGCACACCGCCGTGGGGCGCGGCGCATTCACCCTCATCGACTACGGCCGACCGTACGAGCTCGTGCACACCGCGGACGGAGCCCGCCGCGAAGCGGGCGCGCTGACCGTGGTGATCCCCAGGGCGCTGCTGCCGATCCCCCCGGCCAGGCTGGACCGGCTCACCGCCGGCCGCCTCAGCGGATCGGAGGGAATGGGCGCGCTGGTCGCCCAGCACCTCGACCGGCTCATCCGGCACCCGGAGCAGTTCACCGCCGCGGAGGCCCCCCGGCTGGCCGGCATCACCGTCGACCTGGTCGCCGCGATGCTGGCCGGGCATCTCGACGCCGACAACGCGCTCCCGGTCGACGTGCGACAGCAGGCGATGCTCACCCGGGTGCTCGCCTTCATCGACCGCCACCTCGGCGACGCGACGCTCACCCCGCAGGTCGTCGCCGACGCCCACCACATCTCCGTCCGGACCCTGCACCGGCTCTTCGCCGACGAGCCGGAGACGGTCGCCCAGGTGATCCGCCGTCGTCGGCTCGAACGCTGCCGGCGGGACCTGGCCGACCCGCGCCTGCGCGGCCGGGCCGTCCAGGCGATCGGCTGGCGGTGGGGGTTCACCGACAAGGCCCACTTCAGCCGGGCGTTCCGGGCGGCGTACGGGATGAGCCCCCAGTCCTACCGGGAGGCCGAGGAGTTGGCACGGACGGTCAACCCGGTGACACCGCAGGACAACGACCCACCGGCATACTGGCCACTGACCGGCTGACCGCCGGTCCGGTGACCGGCTGCGAGGAGTGTGCCGCGCGGGCAACGGGGGTTGCGGCAGCGTCATGACGGCCACTCGACCGTACGCGACGTGGGCTCAAACCGTGGCGGCGTCCTCCGGCATCCGGTCCCCCGTCATCCGGCACCGGACGCCGGGCAGCCGCCGGCCCCACCGCTGCTTTCCGGCGCCGGTGGGGCCGGTCAGGCCTCCTCCAGCAGGGCCCGTACCGCCCGCTCGGCCACCGGCCGGGGCGTGTCGGGAGCCACCGGGGCGACCACCCCGTCGTGGTAGAGGTCCACCACCCGGGGATCCACGTAGGAGGCCCGGGCCACCGTGGGGGTGTTGCCGAGCAGGTCCGCGACGCCCCGCATGACCGCGACGACCGCCCGTCGCCGGGCCGTGGCCGAGCGCTGGACGCCCGTCGCGGCCAGGTCGACCGCGGCCAGCACCGTGGCGTGCCAGGTCCGGAAGTCCTTGGCGGTCATCTCCCCGCCGCTGGCCTCGCGCAGGTAGTCGTTGACCTCGTCGCTGCGCACGTCCCGCCAGGTCGTGCCGTCCCAGTAGCCGAAGAGGCGGTCCGCCGCACGCCGCCGCCGGCGCAGGTTGCGCAGCACCTGGCACAGTTGCGGATCGTCGATCCGGCGCACCTGGTCGACGCCGCCCTTGGCCGGGAAGGAGAGGACCACGCAGTCGCCCCGGGACCGGGTGTGCTCGGGACGCAGCGTGGCCACCCCGAAGGTCGGGTCGTCACCGGCCGCGTACTGGTCGCTGCCGACCCGGAACATGCCCATGTCCAGCAGCCGGGTCACCGTCGCCAGCACCCGGTCACGGCGCAGCCCCCGGCCGGTCAGATCCCGCTCGACCCGCTCCCGCAGCACCGGCAGCCGGCGGGCCACCTCCAGCACGTGGTCGAACTTCGCCTCGTCGCGCCGGCGTCGCCACTCCGGGTGGTAGAGGTACTGCCGACGGTTGGCCGCGTCGGTCCCGACGGCCTGGATGTGCCCGTTGGGGTACGGGCAGATCCACACGTCCCGCCAGGCCGGCGGGATGACCAGTTCCCGCAGCCGGGCCAACTGGTCAGGGTCGCGGACGGTCTCACCGGAGGGGTCCACGAAGCGCCAGCCCCGTCCCGCCCGTCGGCGTCCGTACCCCGGCCGACCCGGATCGCTACGCCGCAACCGCACCGTCGTCCCACACCGCCCGTTCCGCCTCGTCCGTCTCGGCCAGCACCTGGTCGACGGAGAGCACCGCCATCGTCGGGTGCATCCCTACCCCGTCCCACCGCAGCTCACTACCGGTCCCGGCCCAGAGCACCCGGTGCCGGGGACGGTCCGGCGGCGGCCCCCAACGGGTCGGCGGGACCGGGCCGAACAGCACCACCGACGGGGTGCCGTAGGCGGTCGCCAGGTGGGCGACCCCGGTGTCGCCGCTGACCACCAGCCGGGCGTGGGCCACCAGGGCGGCCAGGTCGGTCAGGCCGGTCCGCCCGGCCAGCACCGCCGTGGGCGGCAACCCGGCCCGGCGCGCCACCTGCTCGGCGACCACCCGCTCGGTCGGCGAGCCGGTCACCACCACCCGGTGTCCGGTCCGGGCCAGGTGCCGGGCGACGGCGGCGAACCGGGCGGGCGACCAGCGCTTCGCCGGCACCTTCGTGCCCGGATGCAGCACGGTCGCCCCGACCGGGACCCGGTCCGGCGCGGGTCGGGCCAGGGCGAGGTCGCCCGGTTCGGCCGGCAGGCCGTACCAGTCGACCAGGCGGCACCAGCGCCGTACCTCGTGCTCCGCGTCGTCCCACTCCGGGCCGTCCGGGTGCCCGGCCGACGGACAGCGGAACGCGAACAGCCGACCGGGGTCGGCGGCGAGCAGCAGCGCGTGCGACTGCGGCCCGCGTCCGTGCAGGTTGACCGCGATCCCGGGGGACGGCCCCGGCCGGTCCGGCGGGGCCAGCCCGGTCACCGGCAGCACCCGGTCGACACCGCCGACCAGGTCGACCAGCGGGGTCAGCCAGTCCGGGGCGGCCAGTACCAGTTCCCGGTCCGGGAACCCGGCACGCAGGGCGCGCAGCGCCGGCACGGCGGTGGCGAGGTCACCGACGCCGAGCGCGCGCAGCACCAGGATCACGGGTACGAGGACTCCTGTTCGGCGCAGACGACCAGTTCCCGCACCGCACAGCCGGCCGGCTGGGAGAGCGCGAACAGCACGGCGGCGGCGGTGTCGGCGGGCTCGTTGAGGACGGCGTCCGGGCCCGGTCGGTACCGCTCGTCCCGGTCGTCGAAGAACGGGGTGCGCATGCCGCCGGGGATCAGCAGGGTGACCCCGACCGCACCGGCGAGTTCCGCGGCGAGGGCGCGGGTGAAGCCGACCACCCCGAACTTCGCCGCGCAGTACGCGGTGGCGTCGCTGACCGCCTTGACGCCGAGCGTCGAGGCGACCGTGACCACGGTGCCCCGCGAGCTGACCAGGTAGGGCAGCGCGGCACGGACCACCGCGGCGGTGGCGAGCAGGTCGACGGCGAGGATCCGGTCCCAGGTCTCCCCCGGCACGTCCGCCAGCCTGCCCGGCACGTCGATCCCGGCGGCGGTGACCACCGCGTCCAGGCCGCCGGAGCGTTCGGCGAGTTCCCGGGTGGCGGCCTCGGCGGCCCGGGTGTCGGCCAGGTCGCACTCGATCCAGGGCACCCCGTCGCCGGGCGGTTTCCGGTCCAGCACCACCGGTCGGCCCCCCGCGCGGGCGACGGCGGTGACGACGGCCGCACCGAGACCGCTCGCCCCGCCGGTGATCAGGACGGTCGATCCGCTGGTGAGGGAACCGCTGCTCATCGCGCTCCTTCCGTGGACTGACGCTCGACGGCCCCGGGGCCGCGCGTCAGGGTGGCCGGGCGTCGCCGGTCGGTGCCGTCCGGGCCGGAGCGGAGCCGGTCGCCCCCGGTCGCGCGGGCCGCCCCTATCAGGTCGGTGGTCGAGCGCCCGTGCAGGTACGGCACGACCACCGTGTGCCCGCCCCAGCGGCGCAGCAGATCCGCCTCGGGCAGCACCGGTTCGTCCCCCGCGCCGGTGGCGTAGTCGCCGCCCTTGACCCAGACGTCCGGACGGAGCCAGGACAGCACCGCGTGCGGCGTGGGCTCGTCGAAGACCACCACCGCGTCGACGCAGCCGAGTGCGGCCAGCAGCCGGCCGCGGTCGCCCTGGGACACCACCGGCCGGTCCGGCCCCTTCAGGCCGGTGACGCTGGTGTCGGAGTTCAGGCAGACCACGAGGCAGTCGCCGAGGCGCCGGGCGGCCTGGAGGGTGGCCACGTGTCCGGCGTGCAGCAGGTCGAAACAGCCACCGGTGGCGACCACGGTGCCACCGGCCGCCCGGACCGCGGCGACCACCGCACCGGCTGCCGCCGTACCGATCCGCTCCCCGCCGACGCTGGACGCCGCCGGCAGCGCGGCACCGACCGGGACGGGCGGCACCCCGGCCACTCCCCCGGCGGCGACGTACGCCGACGCCTCGGCGACCGCGAGTTCCACCGCCTCGGAGACCAGCGCGCCCCGGGCGAGCGCGACGCTGGCGGTCGCCGCGAACCGGTCCCCCGCCCCGCAGGTGTCCCCCTCCGCGCCACCGGGAGCGGGCACCACCAGCGGGGTCGCCCCGGCGTGGCAGAGCAGCGCGCCGTCGGCGCCGAGGGTCACCGCGACCGCCCCGGCCCGCCAGCGGTGCCGCAGTCCCTGCGCGCCCCGGGCCGCGGTGGCCAGGCGCGACGGCCCCGGCGGGGCCTCGGCCAGCTCGCGGACCTCCGCCTCGTTCGGCGTGGCCAGGTGCACCCCGGGAACGGCCGCCGGGCCGCGCGGATGCGGATCCCAGACCACCGGCGCGGTGGTGGCGGCCAGCGCGGCGCGCAGCGCCGGTTGCCGGGCCACGCCCCGGCCGTAGTCGCTGACCAGCACGGCGGACGCGTTGGCGATCAGCCGCAGCACCGCCTCACCCGGCTCCCCCGGGACGCCCGGCACGCCGCCCCGGTCGTGCCGCAGCAGCACCCGTCCCCGCGCCCGCAGCCGGATCTTCTCCGGGGTCGCGCCGACCAGCGGCAACGCGTACACCTGCACCCCGGCGGCGGTCAGCAGGCAGCTGAGGCGGGCCCCGGCGGCGTCGTCAGCCAACGCCGTGACCAGGGCGACCTCGGCTCCCTGCGCGGCGGCGAAGAGCGCCGCGAGCCCCGCGCCGCCGGGGCGCTCGACATGCGTGGTCTCGTCCAGCACCGGTCCCGGGGAGTCGGGGCAGAGCCGGTTCACCACCCCCTCCACGTCCCGGTCGAGCAGGACGTCACCGACCACCACCACCGGTCCGGTCACGCCGTACCCCCTCGTCCCCCGGCCCCCGGTGCGGCACCGTCGTCGAGCACGACCTCCACCCCGGTACGCGGGGCGGCGCGGGTCGCCGCGACCGGCTGGGGTTCCCCGCCGGTGACCGCGCCCACCGGCAGCGGCAGCGCCCGGTCGACGTGCTCGCAGAGCACGTGCACCGAGACCAGGTGCAGCTCCTGCACGATCTGGCTGTCCGGGGCGGCGACGGCCAGCGCGTCGTGGCAGGCGTCGACGAGGGGGTTGGGCGCCGCTCCGGTCATCGCCCAGCAGCGCAGCCCGGCCTCCCGTCCGGCGCGGGCGGCAGCGAGCAGGTTGCCGCTGGTGCCGCTGGTGGACAGCAGCAGGAGGATGTCGTCGGGCCGCCCGTGGGCGTGGACCTGGCGGGCGAAGACCTGCTCGTAGCCGTAGTCGTTGCCGATCGCGGTGAGCGCGCTGGTCTCGGCGTGCAGCGCGATGGCGGAGAGCGGCTGCCGGTCGTGGCGCAGCTTGCCGACGAGTTCGGCGGTGAGGTGCTGGGCCTCCGCGGCGCTGCCCCCGTTGCCGGCGACCAGCAGCCGCCCACCGGCGGTCAGGGTGCGGGCCAGGACGTCCCCCCAGTCGGCGAGCCGGGCCGCCGAGCGGCGGTACTCCCGCAGGGCCACGGCCAGATCGGCCAGGTGCGCCTCCAGCACCGTGGACGCCGCCATCAGGCGACCACCCGGGTCGGTCGACGCGCCGCCGTCACCGCCGCGTAGACCTCGGCCACCTGCGCGGCGGTACGGGTCCAGGAGTACCGCTCCCGGGCCCGGTCCAGGGCGGCGGTGGCGTACGCTAACCGCCGTTCCCGGTCGGCCAGCAGCCGGTGGATCGCCGCGCCGAGCGCGTCCGGGTCGCGGGGCGGCACCAGGTCGCCGGTGAGCCCGTCGACCACGGTGTCCACGATCCCGCCGACGGCGGTGCCGACCACCGGCACCCCACAGGCCATGCCCTCCAGCGGAGTGAGGCCGAACGGCTCGTACCAGGGCGCGGCGACGAGCACGTCGGCGGAGCGGTACCAGCGGCCCATCTCCTCACGGGGGACAGCGCCGACGAGACGGACCCGGTCGGCGACCCCGCAGGCCGCGGCGAGCGCCCACAGCCGGCGGGCCTGCGGGTCGTCGTCGATCGCGCCGGCCGGCGGGCCGCCCACCACGACGCACTCGGCATCCGGTACGGCGCGCATCGCCCGGATCACCTCCCCGAAGCCCTTCCGCTCGACCAGTCGCCCCACGGTGAGCACCCGGGCCAGCCCGTCGACCCGCTCGGCGACCGGGCCCACCGGCGTGAAGGCGCGCAGGTTGACCCCGGAGGGGACCACCGTCATCCGGGAGCGGGGCACGCCCATCGCGACCAGCTCGCGGACCTCGTCGCGGCTCTGCGCGACGACCCGGTCCACGGCCACGCCCAGGATCCGTTCGTAGTCCACCCGCCCGGCCGGGCTGGTGTCCTGGATCCCCTGGTGGCGTCGCTTCACCGTGCCGAGCGCGTGGTAGGTCTGCACCACCGGAACCCCGGTGCGCCGGCCGGCGTTCAGCGCGGCCAGTCCGCTCATCCAGAAGTGCGCGTGCGCCACCTCGGGCGTCCACTCCCCGGAGCCCCACTGCTGCGCCAACCAGGTGGCGAACGGCTCCATGTAGGGCAGCAGGGTGTCCTTGCCGACCGGCTCGGGCGGGCCGGCGGGGACGTGCACCACGTCGTAGCCGTCCGCGGTCCGCACCGACACCGGTAGCGCGACGGAGTCCCGGCGGGTGTAGACGCGCACGTCATGGCCGGCGGCGGCGAGCGCGGCGGCCAACTCCGCGACGTGGGTGTTCTGCCCACCGGCGTCCTCCCCGCCGAGCACGGCGAGCGGACTGGCGTGCTCCGAGATCATCGCGATGCGCATGCTTCCTCCTCCAGCAACCGGTCCCAGTCGGCGAGGAATCGCTCCAGGCCGTACCGGGCTCCGGCCGCCGCGCGGGCCTCGGCGCCCACCCGACGGGCGGTCACGGGGTCGGCCACGAACCGTTGGGCGGCCTCCAGCAGGGTGTCGATCCGGGTGGAGAGCACGCCCGCGTCGGGCGGTACGGCCACCACCGCCTCGGTGGTGGCCAGGGCGACCACCGGCATGCCGATCGCCATCGCCTCGACCAGGCTCAGCCCGAGCGAGGTCCACCGGCACAGGTGCAGGTACGCCCGGCGTCGTGCGAGTTCGGCGTGCATCCGGTCCTGCGGCACGTCGTCGTGGCCGGTCACCCGGTCCGGCGGCAGGCCCAGCCGGTCGGCCAGCCCGGCCACCCCCATGCCGAAGACGTCCAGCGGGGCGATCTCGGCGAACCGGGGCAGCAGGTCGGTGCCGGTGACCCGCCAGCGCCGCACCGGCTCGTTGACCACCACGGCCAACCGGTCCAGCTCGCCGGTGTACGCCGCGCGGGGCGGCACCACGCCGTGCTCGACGACGGTGGTGCGGGTGCCGCCGGTGTCCCAGAACAGGTCGTTGAAGTGCGTGACGTGGGCGACCAGCAGGTCGTCCCGGTCGGCCATCGGGTGCCGGGTGTTCGGCACGTCGCCCTTGGGGGTGTTGTGCTCGACGTAGACGGCGGGGACGTCCCGGCCGACCCGGCGGCCCAGCCACTCGCAGGCCAGGTCGAACTCCTCGGGCCGTTGGAGCACGACCACGTCGACCTCGGCCCGGCGCAGCGCCGCGGGTTCCACCTCGACCGCGCTGTCCGGCCAGGGATAGGTGCGGGCCCGGCCGCGCCCGTACGGGCCCCGGTCCGGGGTGACCGGCACCAGGTAGCGGTGCTTGCCGTGGACGAACGACGTGGTCCAGGAACCGTGCACGTGCCAGAGCAGGACGTTCACCGGCCACCTCCCCCGGAGCCGACGCCGGCACCCGCACCGCCGGCCACGCCGCCCGCGCGGTTGCCGCCCGCGCGGTTGCCGGCGGTGACGCCGAGCAGGCGTACCGCGTTGACCACCTCGGCCGGGTCGACGCCGGCCAGGCAGGGGTGACCGGGCACCGGGCACCGCGCGGCGCGGCTGTCCCGGCAGGGCGCGGTGGCGTCGCCGAGACGGACGGTGGGCACCCGGTAGGGCCCCCACTGCCCGAACGGCACGGTCGGCGCGAACAGGCTCACCACCGGTACGCCGAGCGCGGCGGCGAGGTGCGCGGGACCGGTGTTGCCGACCACCACGGCACCGGCGGCGGCGATCACGGCGGCGAGGTCGGCCAGGCGCGTCCGGCCGCCGAGGTCCACGCCACCGGCGGCGGCCACCCGGGCGGTCAGCCCGGTCTGGTCCGGCCCCCCGGTGACCACCACGCGGTGGCCGGCGGCGGTCAGCGCGGCGACCATGTCGGCGTGCACCCCGGGCGGGCAGGCCCGGGCGGGTACCGAGGCACCGGGGTGCACCACCACGTAGCCGGGCGGCCCGGGTGGTGGTGGCAGCGCCTCCGGACGCAGCCGCAGGACCGGTTCGTCCCCCGGGGGCAGGGCGAAGCCGGCCGCGGCGGCCAGGGAAAGGGCCCGTTCCGGCTCCGGTACCCCCGCCGGCACCCGGTGCCGGACGTCCAGCAGCGAGCCTGGGTAGTCCTCGCTGACCGCGCTGATCCGCCATACCCCGGCCATCCGCAGCAGCAGGGCCAACGGCAGCGGCGACTGGTGGAAGGAGGTGAAGACGACCGCCTCGTCCGCGCCCACGCCGACGAGGCGGGCCAGCAGCGCGTCCATCCGTTCCCGGTCCAC contains:
- a CDS encoding helix-turn-helix domain-containing protein, with translation MLPTESVDTARLPPADRWPYWLEVTGRAAAPIAMSSEHAAEFRGSARLVDLGGVSLTRFRYQSLSGRRTPRLIRQADPGIYQLALTLAGSSGISARRQHTAVGRGAFTLIDYGRPYELVHTADGARREAGALTVVIPRALLPIPPARLDRLTAGRLSGSEGMGALVAQHLDRLIRHPEQFTAAEAPRLAGITVDLVAAMLAGHLDADNALPVDVRQQAMLTRVLAFIDRHLGDATLTPQVVADAHHISVRTLHRLFADEPETVAQVIRRRRLERCRRDLADPRLRGRAVQAIGWRWGFTDKAHFSRAFRAAYGMSPQSYREAEELARTVNPVTPQDNDPPAYWPLTG
- a CDS encoding glycosyltransferase family 9 protein; the encoded protein is MILVLRALGVGDLATAVPALRALRAGFPDRELVLAAPDWLTPLVDLVGGVDRVLPVTGLAPPDRPGPSPGIAVNLHGRGPQSHALLLAADPGRLFAFRCPSAGHPDGPEWDDAEHEVRRWCRLVDWYGLPAEPGDLALARPAPDRVPVGATVLHPGTKVPAKRWSPARFAAVARHLARTGHRVVVTGSPTERVVAEQVARRAGLPPTAVLAGRTGLTDLAALVAHARLVVSGDTGVAHLATAYGTPSVVLFGPVPPTRWGPPPDRPRHRVLWAGTGSELRWDGVGMHPTMAVLSVDQVLAETDEAERAVWDDGAVAA
- a CDS encoding D-sedoheptulose-7-phosphate isomerase, whose translation is MAASTVLEAHLADLAVALREYRRSAARLADWGDVLARTLTAGGRLLVAGNGGSAAEAQHLTAELVGKLRHDRQPLSAIALHAETSALTAIGNDYGYEQVFARQVHAHGRPDDILLLLSTSGTSGNLLAAARAGREAGLRCWAMTGAAPNPLVDACHDALAVAAPDSQIVQELHLVSVHVLCEHVDRALPLPVGAVTGGEPQPVAATRAAPRTGVEVVLDDGAAPGAGGRGGTA
- a CDS encoding SDR family oxidoreductase, whose product is MSSGSLTSGSTVLITGGASGLGAAVVTAVARAGGRPVVLDRKPPGDGVPWIECDLADTRAAEAATRELAERSGGLDAVVTAAGIDVPGRLADVPGETWDRILAVDLLATAAVVRAALPYLVSSRGTVVTVASTLGVKAVSDATAYCAAKFGVVGFTRALAAELAGAVGVTLLIPGGMRTPFFDDRDERYRPGPDAVLNEPADTAAAVLFALSQPAGCAVRELVVCAEQESSYP
- a CDS encoding PfkB family carbohydrate kinase; amino-acid sequence: MTGPVVVVGDVLLDRDVEGVVNRLCPDSPGPVLDETTHVERPGGAGLAALFAAAQGAEVALVTALADDAAGARLSCLLTAAGVQVYALPLVGATPEKIRLRARGRVLLRHDRGGVPGVPGEPGEAVLRLIANASAVLVSDYGRGVARQPALRAALAATTAPVVWDPHPRGPAAVPGVHLATPNEAEVRELAEAPPGPSRLATAARGAQGLRHRWRAGAVAVTLGADGALLCHAGATPLVVPAPGGAEGDTCGAGDRFAATASVALARGALVSEAVELAVAEASAYVAAGGVAGVPPVPVGAALPAASSVGGERIGTAAAGAVVAAVRAAGGTVVATGGCFDLLHAGHVATLQAARRLGDCLVVCLNSDTSVTGLKGPDRPVVSQGDRGRLLAALGCVDAVVVFDEPTPHAVLSWLRPDVWVKGGDYATGAGDEPVLPEADLLRRWGGHTVVVPYLHGRSTTDLIGAARATGGDRLRSGPDGTDRRRPATLTRGPGAVERQSTEGAR
- a CDS encoding DNA topoisomerase IB; amino-acid sequence: MRLRRSDPGRPGYGRRRAGRGWRFVDPSGETVRDPDQLARLRELVIPPAWRDVWICPYPNGHIQAVGTDAANRRQYLYHPEWRRRRDEAKFDHVLEVARRLPVLRERVERDLTGRGLRRDRVLATVTRLLDMGMFRVGSDQYAAGDDPTFGVATLRPEHTRSRGDCVVLSFPAKGGVDQVRRIDDPQLCQVLRNLRRRRRAADRLFGYWDGTTWRDVRSDEVNDYLREASGGEMTAKDFRTWHATVLAAVDLAATGVQRSATARRRAVVAVMRGVADLLGNTPTVARASYVDPRVVDLYHDGVVAPVAPDTPRPVAERAVRALLEEA
- a CDS encoding glycosyltransferase; this translates as MRIAMISEHASPLAVLGGEDAGGQNTHVAELAAALAAAGHDVRVYTRRDSVALPVSVRTADGYDVVHVPAGPPEPVGKDTLLPYMEPFATWLAQQWGSGEWTPEVAHAHFWMSGLAALNAGRRTGVPVVQTYHALGTVKRRHQGIQDTSPAGRVDYERILGVAVDRVVAQSRDEVRELVAMGVPRSRMTVVPSGVNLRAFTPVGPVAERVDGLARVLTVGRLVERKGFGEVIRAMRAVPDAECVVVGGPPAGAIDDDPQARRLWALAAACGVADRVRLVGAVPREEMGRWYRSADVLVAAPWYEPFGLTPLEGMACGVPVVGTAVGGIVDTVVDGLTGDLVPPRDPDALGAAIHRLLADRERRLAYATAALDRARERYSWTRTAAQVAEVYAAVTAARRPTRVVA
- a CDS encoding HAD-IIIA family hydrolase; translation: MRGGHDRYQRRSTGGNAGSDPLPGGHPALYDAVLFDRDGTLIEDVPYNGDPDKVRPVPGARAALDRLRAVGLRLGVVTNQSGLARGLFTEADMRRVHARVEELLGPFDTWQVCPHDDGAGCGCRKPAPGLVRAAARQLDTSPGRCVVVGDIGRDMAAALAAGATGVLVPTPVTRAEEVAAAPSVARDLPAAVTEILRRRAAVVPAAPRRAGTVLVARTDSAGDVLVTGPAIRAVAAGARRVVLLCGPRGRAAADLLPGVDEVVEWPLPWIDPDPGPVDRERMDALLARLVGVGADEAVVFTSFHQSPLPLALLLRMAGVWRISAVSEDYPGSLLDVRHRVPAGVPEPERALSLAAAAGFALPPGDEPVLRLRPEALPPPPGPPGYVVVHPGASVPARACPPGVHADMVAALTAAGHRVVVTGGPDQTGLTARVAAAGGVDLGGRTRLADLAAVIAAAGAVVVGNTGPAHLAAALGVPVVSLFAPTVPFGQWGPYRVPTVRLGDATAPCRDSRAARCPVPGHPCLAGVDPAEVVNAVRLLGVTAGNRAGGNRAGGVAGGAGAGVGSGGGGR
- a CDS encoding glycosyltransferase, coding for MNVLLWHVHGSWTTSFVHGKHRYLVPVTPDRGPYGRGRARTYPWPDSAVEVEPAALRRAEVDVVVLQRPEEFDLACEWLGRRVGRDVPAVYVEHNTPKGDVPNTRHPMADRDDLLVAHVTHFNDLFWDTGGTRTTVVEHGVVPPRAAYTGELDRLAVVVNEPVRRWRVTGTDLLPRFAEIAPLDVFGMGVAGLADRLGLPPDRVTGHDDVPQDRMHAELARRRAYLHLCRWTSLGLSLVEAMAIGMPVVALATTEAVVAVPPDAGVLSTRIDTLLEAAQRFVADPVTARRVGAEARAAAGARYGLERFLADWDRLLEEEACASR